The Amblyomma americanum isolate KBUSLIRL-KWMA chromosome 5, ASM5285725v1, whole genome shotgun sequence genome window below encodes:
- the LOC144133529 gene encoding uncharacterized protein LOC144133529, which yields MAASDVQDVVHITAPPVTHKASAVSASAHSTASTGSKAAEGKPAEPAERKQSQPVVEEKPAEEAATQNPAEEAAPQKPAEEAATLKPAEEAATQKPAEEAATQKPAEEAATLKPAEEAAPQKPAEEAATQKQAVEAAPQKPTEEPVPDHEKHPKPAADQEPKPSDEKVSKVDERHHSKSHVEKVEERRSSKSHAEKEPKPAEEKHGKPVEKDQKHQKTEPKQDQHEQKQDEHEQSSAKKKHCLIM from the coding sequence ATGGCTGCCAGCGACGTCCAGGATGTCGTTCACATCACCGCTCCTCCAGTGACGCACAAGGCCAGCGCTGTCAGCGCGTCGGCCCACTCTACCGCGTCGACAGGGTCCAAAGCGGCAGAAGGCAAGCCCGCAGAACCGGCCGAACGCAAGCAGTCACAGCCTGTCGTCGAGGAGAAGCCCGCTGAGGAGGCTGCAACCCAGAACCCAGCGGAGGAGGCTGCACCCCAGAAGCCAGCTGAGGAGGCTGCAACCCTGAAGCCAGCGGAGGAGGCTGCAACCCAGAAACCAGCGGAGGAGGCTGCAACCCAGAAGCCAGCTGAGGAGGCTGCAACTCTGAAGCCAGCGGAGGAGGCTGCACCCCAGAAGCCAGCGGAGGAGGCTGCAACCCAGAAGCAAGCGGTGGAGGCTGCACCCCAGAAGCCGACTGAGGAGCCAGTACCGGACCACGAAAAGCATCCGAAGCCGGCGGCCGACCAGGAGCCGAAACCGTCCGACGAGAAGGTGTCAAAGGTCGACGAAAGGCACCATTCAAAATCTCATGTCGAGAAGGTCGAAGAAAGGCGCAGTTCAAAATCTCATGCCGAGAAGGAGCCGAAGCCTGCAGAAGAGAAACATGGAAAACCAGTCGAGAAAGACCAGAAGCATCAGAAAACGGAACCGAAGCAGGACCAACATGAACAAAAGCAGGATGAGCATGAACAGTCGTCGGCGAAAAAGAAGCATTGCTTGATAATGTGA